A single window of Sphingobacterium sp. ML3W DNA harbors:
- a CDS encoding M60 family metallopeptidase, with product MNKRYIIFGALVGIITLVASCGKEGFDFKDGYQEGDDKESPILSDTTMGKVDKSLYNRARIYPGLIGENVNRIQDTTLSLLMDKVHVSAYDYKVSYTPPPIYSTGLYAPAGETVRINVPQGAIGMTVQIGVHTDNIAGKDAPRRDAVIYTKKELFPGNNYVGNLYGGTIWIINAKHSSTPIDLKITGAVKATDFVLGKTSVSDWKKQVLAHDVPWMDLIGKRTAFTVPRSLVVKFIQSGKMDHVDEALELWDESYVKDYYNWMGLSADAANPINRYPSLWERGVMDIHPSAGYAHSGNPWIMQEDEYWLEELTNPATIKKGASWGSYHEVGHNYQAGNSWSWSDLGETTNNIFIFNAARNRGETNRTDFHPALKTAIPSALNYAKSSVPKNFSNFPAGFGLDKDNAAFARITPFLQIFDKVKGRNGESGWDFFPYIYTKARNENFYTSLEQAKRDYFYRQLCHFAGVDFDRFFNAWGIPVSASAKREIRNAYAPMTTSLWEYDPLNYTGGDSPLPPKYDLDRTSWTIMASSEYPAEGGGNGVVTALTDNKTTSFWMSNTANNPPHILTVDMTESSAIKGLYYQARDAGNNVPKSVRIEVSTDNVKWTLLDSDELQNASDYTYNTTLNSYEIPTGDKSRKEFAFKKIYEVRYIRFTFPDETSWAGSKFVGVAEIGAFYDN from the coding sequence ATGAATAAAAGATATATAATATTTGGAGCTTTAGTTGGTATCATAACTTTAGTTGCTTCTTGTGGTAAAGAGGGCTTCGATTTTAAAGATGGCTATCAAGAAGGAGATGATAAGGAATCACCAATCCTTTCAGACACGACGATGGGAAAAGTAGATAAAAGCTTGTACAACCGGGCTCGAATTTATCCAGGATTGATCGGTGAAAATGTGAACCGAATACAGGATACAACATTATCCTTATTGATGGATAAGGTCCATGTCAGTGCATATGATTATAAAGTAAGTTATACGCCTCCGCCTATATATAGTACGGGTCTTTATGCACCTGCTGGAGAGACGGTACGTATCAATGTACCACAGGGGGCTATTGGTATGACCGTACAGATTGGTGTACATACCGATAATATTGCTGGGAAAGATGCACCGCGAAGAGATGCTGTTATTTACACAAAGAAAGAGCTTTTTCCTGGAAATAATTATGTGGGGAATCTATATGGTGGAACAATCTGGATCATCAATGCTAAACACAGTTCAACACCGATAGATTTAAAGATTACAGGAGCTGTCAAAGCGACTGATTTTGTCCTTGGAAAGACGTCGGTTTCAGATTGGAAGAAACAGGTGTTGGCTCATGATGTACCTTGGATGGATTTAATCGGGAAGCGAACAGCGTTTACGGTTCCTAGATCACTCGTAGTGAAATTTATTCAATCGGGTAAAATGGATCATGTGGATGAAGCGCTGGAGCTTTGGGATGAATCGTACGTGAAGGATTATTATAATTGGATGGGGTTGTCAGCTGATGCTGCTAATCCAATCAATCGCTATCCAAGTTTATGGGAGCGTGGTGTGATGGACATCCATCCCTCGGCAGGATATGCACATAGTGGAAATCCATGGATCATGCAGGAGGATGAGTATTGGTTGGAAGAATTAACCAATCCAGCTACCATTAAAAAGGGAGCATCTTGGGGTAGTTATCATGAAGTGGGACACAACTATCAAGCGGGCAACTCGTGGAGTTGGTCGGATCTGGGCGAAACAACTAATAATATTTTCATCTTTAATGCCGCTCGTAATCGTGGAGAAACGAATCGTACAGACTTTCACCCTGCTTTGAAAACCGCAATTCCAAGTGCTTTGAACTATGCTAAATCATCAGTGCCAAAAAATTTCTCAAATTTTCCTGCGGGCTTTGGTTTAGATAAGGATAATGCTGCTTTTGCCCGGATTACGCCTTTTTTGCAAATATTTGATAAAGTAAAAGGTCGAAATGGAGAATCGGGATGGGATTTTTTCCCTTATATTTATACTAAGGCGAGAAATGAAAATTTTTACACATCACTTGAACAGGCAAAAAGAGATTACTTTTATCGTCAGTTATGCCATTTTGCAGGTGTAGATTTTGATCGTTTTTTTAATGCTTGGGGTATCCCGGTAAGTGCGTCTGCGAAAAGGGAAATCCGTAATGCATATGCTCCGATGACAACCAGTTTATGGGAATATGACCCATTGAATTATACCGGGGGAGATAGTCCTTTACCACCTAAATACGACTTGGATCGTACAAGCTGGACAATCATGGCTTCCAGTGAATATCCCGCAGAAGGAGGGGGTAATGGTGTTGTAACGGCATTGACAGATAATAAAACCACTAGTTTTTGGATGAGTAATACGGCTAATAATCCACCACATATACTCACCGTGGATATGACTGAATCATCGGCTATAAAAGGTTTGTATTATCAAGCGCGAGATGCTGGAAATAATGTGCCTAAATCCGTTAGGATAGAGGTCAGTACAGACAATGTCAAATGGACCTTATTAGATTCTGATGAATTGCAGAACGCAAGTGATTATACTTATAATACAACCCTAAATTCTTATGAAATTCCAACCGGAGATAAATCACGTAAAGAATTTGCATTTAAAAAAATCTATGAGGTGCGCTATATCCGTTTCACATTTCCGGATGAAACATCTTGGGCGGGCAGCAAATTTGTGGGTGTAGCAGAGATTGGCGCTTTTTACGATAATTAA
- a CDS encoding LamG-like jellyroll fold domain-containing protein — MKKNLNIFRQLILAFGVLLLVISCTKYENPEAVYEEYEQASKDGMVRKVLFISIDGVVGEEMRKVMPTNVAEMLKNSKYSFRTLSDAQTTDASTWMSMMSGVKYAMHQVGDESYIPKPNPNHPHENTAGYSSILYRISTLAPTLKSYVVARDESITNKLLVSADESFVSKTDEEVKNTTVDFLDKKNPAVTVVQFKDVLLAGQLEGFSAGKTAYADAIKKVDGYVGEIMTAVKNRKNYENEDWLVILTSNHGGLGKSYGGDSFNERNVFAVYYNQNFKSLELNADLMNSLRYKGWFSNKNLTQGKVTINTGEEGTRAVSPDGDVSKMLDIGNNPDGFTIEFKAKFQKTTSHPGADYFDTFSLWYHSILGKKQENDDVSAGWMLRTQGDSQIGVRLSDGTTNGQVLVGNRRNDEWFHFAATVKKIDSKTVRVEGYVNGVLATSENISVNYEKVISNSPFFVGYITPFRYGLLDFQLSDLRLWNKTLSAAEVSKVSCLMDFETSDPLKAHVVGYYRSMESNKEMKNSLGLGPVLMVSGAKPETDLVQNFSPCTVGDDSIVQIQSDDIYTQIFYWLELRTQKEWNLQGQLFLNKYEVEFLKP, encoded by the coding sequence ATGAAAAAGAATTTAAATATATTTAGACAATTGATACTTGCCTTTGGCGTGCTCCTTTTAGTAATTAGCTGTACAAAGTATGAGAATCCCGAAGCTGTGTATGAAGAATATGAACAGGCAAGCAAAGATGGGATGGTCCGTAAAGTGCTCTTTATTTCTATAGATGGTGTGGTTGGGGAAGAGATGAGAAAAGTGATGCCGACAAATGTGGCTGAAATGCTCAAAAATAGTAAATACTCATTCCGTACCCTTTCTGATGCACAAACGACAGATGCATCCACTTGGATGTCCATGATGAGTGGTGTCAAATATGCTATGCATCAGGTTGGCGATGAGTCATATATTCCTAAACCAAATCCTAATCATCCTCATGAGAATACTGCTGGATACTCTTCCATATTGTATCGGATATCTACTTTAGCACCTACATTAAAATCTTATGTGGTGGCAAGGGATGAGTCCATTACGAATAAGCTTTTGGTAAGTGCCGATGAATCTTTTGTATCGAAAACGGACGAAGAGGTGAAAAATACAACTGTAGATTTCTTGGATAAGAAAAATCCTGCTGTGACAGTTGTTCAGTTCAAAGATGTTTTGTTGGCTGGACAACTTGAAGGATTTTCTGCTGGAAAAACTGCATATGCTGATGCTATTAAAAAAGTGGATGGCTATGTAGGTGAGATCATGACCGCTGTAAAAAATAGAAAGAACTATGAAAATGAAGATTGGTTAGTTATATTAACAAGTAATCACGGTGGTTTAGGGAAATCTTATGGTGGAGATTCCTTCAATGAACGTAATGTCTTTGCGGTTTACTATAATCAAAATTTCAAATCGCTAGAGCTGAATGCCGATTTAATGAACAGTTTACGTTATAAAGGTTGGTTTTCCAATAAAAATTTAACTCAGGGTAAGGTAACAATAAATACGGGAGAGGAGGGTACCCGAGCTGTGTCACCAGATGGTGATGTTTCGAAAATGCTGGACATAGGAAACAATCCGGATGGCTTTACCATAGAATTTAAAGCGAAGTTTCAAAAAACAACCTCACATCCAGGTGCTGATTATTTTGATACTTTTTCTTTGTGGTATCATTCCATCTTGGGTAAAAAACAAGAAAATGATGATGTATCAGCTGGTTGGATGTTAAGAACGCAGGGTGATTCTCAAATAGGTGTGAGATTGAGTGATGGAACTACAAATGGACAAGTACTGGTGGGTAATAGAAGAAATGATGAATGGTTCCATTTCGCAGCAACGGTAAAAAAAATAGATAGTAAAACTGTACGTGTAGAAGGATATGTAAATGGCGTATTGGCTACATCGGAAAATATTTCCGTTAATTACGAAAAAGTAATATCGAATTCTCCTTTTTTTGTAGGATATATAACGCCTTTTAGATACGGGTTATTAGATTTTCAACTGTCTGATTTACGTTTATGGAATAAAACACTGAGTGCGGCAGAAGTTTCGAAAGTCTCCTGTCTAATGGATTTTGAAACTTCAGATCCTTTAAAGGCTCATGTAGTGGGGTATTACCGCAGTATGGAAAGCAACAAAGAAATGAAAAATTCATTGGGTCTAGGTCCTGTTCTTATGGTTTCGGGAGCGAAACCTGAAACGGATTTGGTACAGAATTTTTCACCGTGTACTGTTGGGGATGATAGTATCGTGCAAATACAATCCGATGATATTTATACTCAAATATTTTATTGGTTGGAATTGCGTACTCAAAAAGAATGGAATTTACAGGGGCAGTTATTCCTTAATAAATATGAAGTAGAGTTCTTGAAACCTTAA
- a CDS encoding discoidin domain-containing protein produces the protein MKRKLKLSRFFFLGTLLLALNACKEEEIVFPKIINTEVEVSEKRPTAKPSNLTFVSAFNQSIEIYWPALSDRVAKALLTYNEGNAVKNIEIQNFNEPLVLLLNEMKPYSFDLKYFTTDGTESKITTVKATPKPFEVDYKLDNILTDMVDGGVEFVFPKTLDRTLEYKIAYQKDGVSKENVLSGAAVDTVIIDKLYDETKVIDFSISIVDAELKKTATKVIQMAPGILPFKTLIPSFLFNTTSATTGAVTWDNTINEKITVKVDYLSNGMAKSAQVSSDAVSGLLSFEIGNNTTDLKVTLTGKEGISTVFVPLSEYTDKASWKITISDEQSGDGGGAAALIDNDINTFWHSDYGTPIPFPHWFIIDFGKERSLSKIGLIKRHNASNGFIAYNIEVSLDGTNFTTVANALAFDPTNGEWQDYLFSKVVEARYVRITMTKPKNDGDNFTHLGEFRAFGY, from the coding sequence ATGAAAAGAAAATTAAAATTAAGCAGATTCTTTTTTTTGGGAACTTTGCTATTGGCTTTAAATGCCTGTAAGGAAGAAGAAATAGTCTTCCCCAAAATTATAAATACAGAAGTGGAAGTTTCTGAAAAGAGACCGACTGCAAAACCAAGTAATTTGACGTTTGTTTCTGCTTTTAATCAATCTATCGAAATCTACTGGCCTGCACTTAGTGATCGTGTTGCCAAAGCTTTATTAACCTATAATGAGGGTAATGCGGTCAAAAATATTGAAATCCAAAACTTTAATGAACCTCTTGTTCTGCTATTGAATGAGATGAAACCCTATAGTTTCGATCTGAAGTACTTTACCACTGATGGGACAGAATCTAAAATCACGACGGTAAAAGCTACTCCTAAGCCATTTGAAGTCGATTATAAGTTAGATAACATATTGACAGACATGGTAGATGGTGGTGTTGAATTTGTATTCCCGAAAACATTGGACAGGACATTGGAATACAAAATCGCTTATCAGAAGGATGGTGTTTCTAAGGAAAATGTATTGTCAGGGGCCGCGGTAGATACGGTCATCATTGATAAACTTTACGATGAGACTAAAGTGATTGACTTTTCGATCTCAATTGTTGATGCTGAATTGAAGAAAACGGCAACAAAAGTTATTCAGATGGCACCCGGTATTTTACCGTTTAAAACGCTGATTCCATCATTTTTATTTAACACGACAAGTGCCACTACGGGCGCAGTGACTTGGGATAATACGATCAATGAAAAGATAACCGTAAAGGTCGATTATTTATCCAATGGTATGGCTAAGTCTGCGCAGGTATCGAGTGATGCGGTTAGTGGTTTGCTCTCTTTTGAAATTGGAAATAATACCACTGATTTGAAGGTGACTTTAACAGGGAAGGAAGGAATATCTACGGTATTTGTACCGCTATCGGAGTATACCGATAAAGCGAGTTGGAAAATAACTATTTCGGATGAACAAAGTGGCGATGGAGGTGGTGCTGCTGCTTTGATCGATAATGATATCAATACATTTTGGCATTCTGATTATGGTACGCCTATTCCTTTTCCGCATTGGTTCATCATTGATTTTGGGAAGGAAAGATCCCTTTCGAAAATTGGATTGATTAAAAGACATAATGCCTCAAATGGATTTATTGCTTATAATATTGAGGTTTCTTTAGATGGAACTAATTTTACCACTGTTGCTAATGCGTTGGCATTTGATCCAACAAATGGTGAATGGCAAGATTATTTGTTCTCAAAAGTTGTGGAAGCGAGGTATGTCCGTATCACGATGACTAAACCTAAGAACGATGGTGATAACTTTACGCACTTAGGTGAATTTAGAGCATTTGGATATTAG
- the hemL gene encoding glutamate-1-semialdehyde 2,1-aminomutase, whose product MTQQNSAHTKTADISREKSAQLFEKAKQYFPGGVNSPVRAFKSVYGTPLFIERGDKAHIWDADGNEFIDFCCSWGPLILGHNNDEIREAVTAQLSKGLSFGAPTALENELAELIISNNRFIEKIRFVSSGTEAVMSAIRLARGYTKRDKIVKFEGCYHGHSDSLLVKAGSGLVTFGETSSAGVPKAFADETIVIALHDKEALAAVFEQFKDQIAAVIIEGVPANNGLLLQTKEYIHYLREITKQNSALLIFDEVITGFRLGFEGAAAYYEVQPDIITYGKIIGGGMPVGAYGASKELMSCISPDGNVYQAGTLSGNPVAMAAGIATCKVLTQPDFYKNLNGKTATFVSDIRNYIEEKNYEVKIFTIASIFWFAFTDQEAILKASEIDPNSMESYKIMHRELLNRGIYFGPSGYEVGFVSHAHTDEDLTIAKQHIFAALDLVFG is encoded by the coding sequence ATGACACAACAAAATAGCGCTCATACGAAAACTGCTGATATTTCTAGAGAAAAGTCGGCTCAACTTTTTGAAAAAGCGAAGCAATATTTTCCTGGTGGCGTAAATTCACCTGTACGCGCTTTTAAATCTGTTTACGGTACACCTTTATTTATTGAAAGAGGAGATAAAGCTCATATCTGGGATGCCGATGGAAATGAGTTTATCGATTTCTGTTGCTCTTGGGGTCCTCTAATCTTAGGTCATAACAACGATGAAATTCGTGAAGCTGTTACTGCACAGTTAAGCAAAGGATTAAGTTTTGGAGCTCCTACTGCTTTAGAGAATGAACTTGCTGAATTGATCATATCGAACAATCGATTTATTGAAAAAATTCGTTTCGTGAGTTCAGGTACTGAAGCCGTGATGTCTGCTATCCGTTTGGCTAGAGGTTATACAAAACGTGATAAAATTGTGAAATTTGAAGGTTGTTACCATGGTCACTCGGATTCCTTACTCGTAAAAGCGGGTTCGGGTTTGGTTACTTTTGGTGAAACTTCTTCTGCGGGTGTTCCTAAAGCTTTTGCCGATGAAACCATTGTGATTGCATTGCACGATAAAGAGGCATTAGCTGCTGTTTTTGAGCAATTCAAAGATCAGATTGCTGCTGTTATTATTGAAGGTGTTCCTGCAAATAATGGTCTTTTATTACAGACTAAAGAATATATCCACTATTTAAGAGAAATCACTAAACAAAATAGTGCGTTGTTGATTTTTGATGAGGTGATAACTGGATTCCGCTTGGGTTTTGAAGGTGCTGCTGCTTATTACGAGGTGCAACCTGACATCATCACTTATGGTAAAATTATCGGTGGTGGTATGCCTGTTGGTGCATATGGTGCATCAAAGGAATTGATGAGCTGTATCTCTCCTGATGGTAATGTCTACCAAGCGGGTACTTTATCAGGCAATCCGGTTGCTATGGCTGCTGGTATCGCTACTTGTAAAGTCTTAACCCAACCTGATTTTTATAAAAATCTAAATGGGAAAACGGCTACTTTCGTTTCTGATATTCGGAACTATATTGAAGAGAAAAATTATGAGGTGAAAATCTTTACCATTGCTTCTATCTTCTGGTTTGCTTTTACCGATCAGGAAGCCATCTTAAAAGCAAGTGAAATAGATCCAAATTCGATGGAATCATATAAAATAATGCACCGTGAGCTTTTAAATAGAGGTATTTATTTTGGCCCTTCTGGTTATGAGGTTGGCTTTGTTTCACATGCGCATACTGATGAGGATTTGACAATTGCTAAACAGCATATTTTTGCTGCTTTAGATTTAGTTTTTGGGTAG
- the hemB gene encoding porphobilinogen synthase, producing the protein MLQRPRRNRKSAVIRDMIQENRLSTGNLIFPLFIVEGQNQKTEISSMPGIYRYSIDNLLREIESCLKIGLNSFDLFPAVEESLKDKFATESYRKGTLYLQAIEEVKKNFPEACVITDVAMDPYSSDGHDGIVENGVILNDETLVVLGKMALAHAQAGADIIAPSDMMDGRIGYIRNILDENGFTNVSLMSYTAKYASSFYGPFRDALGSAPKNGDKKGYQMNYANSREALIEAQLDLEEGADFLMVKPGLPYLDIIKSLHDNFDLPIAAYNVSGEYAMIKAAIGNGWLQETAILETLMSFRRAGATAILTYHAKEAIEKGWIK; encoded by the coding sequence ATGTTACAACGTCCGAGAAGAAATCGTAAATCAGCGGTGATTCGCGATATGATTCAAGAAAACCGTTTAAGTACGGGTAATTTAATCTTTCCACTCTTTATTGTAGAAGGACAAAATCAAAAAACAGAAATTTCATCTATGCCTGGGATCTATCGGTATTCGATTGATAACTTATTACGTGAAATTGAAAGCTGTCTAAAAATTGGTTTAAATTCATTTGATTTATTCCCTGCCGTAGAAGAATCTTTAAAAGATAAATTTGCAACCGAAAGCTATAGAAAGGGTACTTTATATCTTCAAGCAATTGAAGAGGTTAAGAAAAACTTTCCAGAGGCTTGTGTCATTACAGATGTTGCCATGGACCCTTACAGTTCGGATGGTCACGATGGAATAGTCGAAAATGGCGTGATCCTGAATGATGAGACTTTAGTTGTTTTGGGAAAAATGGCTTTAGCACATGCTCAAGCTGGTGCGGATATCATCGCTCCTTCGGATATGATGGATGGTCGTATTGGTTATATCCGGAATATCTTGGATGAAAATGGCTTCACAAATGTTTCCTTAATGTCTTATACTGCGAAATATGCTTCGTCTTTTTATGGCCCATTTCGCGATGCACTAGGCTCGGCTCCAAAAAATGGTGATAAAAAGGGCTACCAAATGAATTATGCCAATAGTAGAGAGGCATTGATCGAAGCACAATTGGATTTAGAAGAGGGTGCTGACTTTTTAATGGTAAAACCTGGCCTTCCTTATTTGGATATCATCAAATCGTTGCATGATAACTTTGATCTGCCAATTGCTGCTTATAATGTTTCTGGGGAATATGCCATGATCAAGGCTGCTATCGGTAATGGTTGGTTGCAAGAGACAGCAATATTGGAAACGCTTATGAGTTTCCGCCGTGCTGGTGCTACTGCAATCTTGACTTACCATGCCAAAGAAGCTATCGAAAAAGGTTGGATTAAATAA
- the hemC gene encoding hydroxymethylbilane synthase — translation MNRKLIIGTRGSALALWQANFIKDRLAEIGIESELKIIKTQGDIIQHLRLDKLEGKGFFTKELEEELLVGSIDLAVHSHKDLPTVNPPGLIIAAVSDRENPAELLIIHKDCVDIKKRLSLKHNATVGTSSNRRKAQLSSIRPDLEFADLRGNLQTRMQKLRDEQYDAIMLAKAGISRVDMDISDFHIEEIPAVELVPAPAQGVLAVQIREVDVELFQALQPINNAEVQKTIAVERKILNLFEAGCHAPLGAYCRKTGDTYETWTSIAETSDDFPDRVYVKGDDPSKMAEIIFAKYAKDRKLPKSVFISRDLDEHSYLSRYFAKHNIQADARSLIKIYPIINKLDPFILKHVDWIFFASKNGIEHFFSLEPRLSKKTKFAVVGRGSEDTLRKYDRRADFSGEQYGIEMEEIAAQFAALADGGTVLIPRAKGSLETIQKALTPETKVINMPVYETVLDDNIDATNAEVLIFTSPSNAEAYFVNNLIEPEQQVICIGRSTAAVFDKMGLSYTLPYSPDEIGLAEAIFGLDYTS, via the coding sequence GTGAATAGAAAACTTATCATTGGCACTCGTGGAAGTGCACTTGCATTATGGCAAGCTAACTTCATCAAAGATCGTCTCGCTGAAATTGGCATTGAATCTGAATTAAAAATCATCAAAACTCAAGGTGATATCATTCAACATCTCCGTTTAGATAAACTCGAAGGTAAGGGATTTTTCACCAAGGAATTAGAAGAAGAGCTATTGGTTGGGTCCATAGATTTAGCGGTTCACTCTCATAAAGATTTACCTACAGTCAATCCTCCTGGATTGATTATCGCTGCTGTTTCGGATCGCGAGAATCCTGCAGAGTTATTGATTATCCATAAAGATTGTGTTGATATCAAAAAACGTCTTTCTTTAAAGCATAATGCAACTGTTGGTACTTCTTCTAACAGACGTAAAGCCCAACTTTCTTCGATTAGACCGGATCTTGAATTTGCAGATTTAAGGGGTAATCTACAGACCCGTATGCAGAAATTACGCGATGAGCAATACGATGCTATCATGCTTGCAAAGGCTGGTATTTCTAGAGTCGACATGGATATTTCTGATTTTCATATTGAAGAGATTCCTGCTGTTGAACTGGTTCCTGCTCCTGCTCAAGGTGTATTGGCGGTACAGATTCGCGAAGTCGATGTGGAACTCTTTCAAGCGCTACAGCCGATAAATAACGCAGAGGTTCAAAAAACAATTGCTGTTGAACGTAAGATATTGAATTTATTTGAGGCGGGTTGTCATGCTCCATTAGGTGCTTACTGTCGTAAAACTGGTGATACCTACGAGACTTGGACTTCTATTGCTGAAACGAGTGATGATTTTCCTGATCGTGTCTATGTGAAAGGTGATGATCCTTCGAAGATGGCAGAAATTATCTTCGCTAAATATGCGAAGGATAGGAAGTTGCCAAAATCGGTTTTCATTAGCCGAGATTTAGATGAGCATTCTTACCTTTCTCGTTATTTTGCTAAACATAACATTCAAGCTGATGCTCGTTCATTAATTAAGATTTACCCTATTATCAATAAACTTGATCCGTTTATCTTAAAGCATGTTGACTGGATTTTCTTTGCTAGTAAAAATGGTATTGAGCATTTCTTTAGCTTAGAACCTCGTTTGAGCAAGAAGACTAAATTTGCTGTTGTTGGCCGTGGTTCTGAGGATACTTTACGTAAGTATGATCGTCGAGCTGATTTTTCTGGGGAACAGTATGGTATTGAGATGGAGGAGATTGCTGCCCAGTTTGCTGCATTAGCGGATGGTGGTACAGTTTTGATTCCACGTGCAAAGGGCTCTTTGGAAACCATTCAAAAAGCACTTACTCCGGAGACGAAAGTCATCAACATGCCTGTGTATGAAACGGTATTAGATGATAATATCGACGCTACTAATGCTGAGGTTTTGATTTTTACTAGCCCTAGTAATGCTGAAGCTTACTTTGTCAACAATTTAATTGAACCGGAGCAACAAGTCATCTGTATCGGTCGCTCAACGGCAGCGGTATTCGATAAAATGGGACTTTCATATACGCTGCCTTACTCTCCTGATGAGATTGGCTTGGCTGAAGCTATTTTTGGATTAGACTATACTTCATAA
- the hemA gene encoding glutamyl-tRNA reductase — translation MKNLKVLAFTHKHVELKDLGNLVICNEELESRLMNLKHNLDIPEVFYIGTCNRVEFVFYGAHDLTNEFIAQFMEKLNFCVPQERLQCYLGQVNKYEGMDALNHLLRMSCSLESLVVGEKEILAQVRRAYERCREAGFTGDFLRMLMDRLVKTAKEVYTFTKISRNPISVVSLAYRKLKEIKLVDNPRILIIGSGETNQNLAKYFQKKQSSNFVIFNRTVENAHKLAEELHAQAYPLSELMTYKGGFDILITCTGATTAIIDNTLYQSLLNGETDKKIIIDLAIPNDIDAEVLANNAVHYIEVSSLQAIANKNIEERYSELSNAEKIIADNIQEFLPIIKQRRVEVAMRQVPQKIKEIKSTALNEVFASEFQALDPEARDVLEKIINYMEKKYIKVPMVMAKEILVKVNENGVN, via the coding sequence TTGAAGAATCTTAAGGTATTAGCATTCACACACAAACACGTAGAACTTAAAGATTTAGGTAATCTTGTTATTTGTAATGAGGAATTAGAGAGTAGACTAATGAATCTAAAACATAACTTAGATATTCCTGAGGTCTTCTATATCGGCACATGTAACCGTGTTGAATTTGTGTTTTATGGCGCCCATGACCTGACGAATGAATTCATTGCGCAATTTATGGAAAAACTCAATTTCTGTGTTCCTCAAGAAAGATTACAATGCTACTTAGGTCAGGTGAATAAATACGAAGGAATGGATGCGTTAAACCATCTTCTTCGGATGTCTTGTTCTCTTGAAAGTTTGGTCGTTGGTGAAAAAGAAATTTTAGCACAGGTACGTCGCGCTTACGAAAGATGTAGGGAAGCTGGTTTTACCGGTGATTTTCTACGCATGTTGATGGATCGTCTTGTCAAAACTGCAAAAGAGGTCTATACGTTTACAAAAATCTCTAGAAACCCGATTTCGGTTGTTTCTTTAGCTTACCGTAAATTAAAAGAAATCAAGCTTGTTGATAATCCAAGAATCTTAATTATTGGTTCTGGAGAAACGAATCAAAATTTAGCGAAATATTTTCAAAAGAAACAATCGAGCAATTTTGTTATTTTCAACCGTACAGTTGAAAATGCGCATAAGTTAGCGGAAGAATTGCATGCTCAAGCGTATCCTTTATCGGAATTAATGACCTATAAAGGAGGTTTTGATATCTTGATTACTTGTACTGGTGCTACTACCGCTATCATTGACAATACACTATACCAATCTTTATTAAATGGGGAGACGGACAAGAAGATTATTATCGACTTAGCGATTCCGAATGATATTGATGCGGAAGTATTGGCGAATAATGCTGTTCATTATATTGAAGTGAGTTCGTTACAAGCGATCGCAAATAAGAATATCGAGGAGCGTTACAGTGAACTGTCTAATGCTGAAAAAATTATTGCGGATAATATTCAGGAATTCTTACCTATTATCAAACAAAGACGTGTTGAAGTTGCGATGCGTCAAGTTCCACAAAAGATTAAGGAAATCAAATCTACGGCATTAAATGAAGTTTTTGCTTCAGAATTTCAAGCTTTAGATCCAGAAGCACGTGATGTACTGGAAAAGATTATTAATTATATGGAAAAGAAATACATCAAAGTTCCGATGGTGATGGCTAAAGAGATATTAGTCAAAGTGAACGAAAATGGTGTAAATTAA